From the genome of Arthrobacter alpinus, one region includes:
- a CDS encoding bifunctional 3'-5' exonuclease/DNA polymerase: MYALVALAPENAAAVFQLVTAQGTPMAPPQTVARKDLPGVVASLEQAHSPRWVWDRAQNWYPELLTAKVRVERCHDLALCQAILVNSAYAAGTGYTQQAAVLPPESDAPPPGVESVQESLFEQPSARRGWDLETVAAELGAQKAAIASSTHPSRLTLLLSAESACALVAAEMQYEGIPWREDLHRRLLNELLGPEPAGYNRPEKLDVLASELRSALDAPALNPDSPQELMRALHRAGIDAKSTRSWELMEFKHPAIEPLLAYRKLSRLFTTNGWTWLEQWVHDGRFHSEYVVGGVVSGRWASRGGGAMQIPKQIRGAARAEPGHKFIVADAAQLEPRVLAALAQDSTMAAAGRDKDLYAGIAAQGFGGERDMAKVALLGAIYGSTSGESGRLMPQLARMYPHAVGFVEEAARAGERGETVTTRLGRSTPPASTQWRAGQQSSTAEEQRQAESAARTRGRFTRNFVVQGTAAEWACCWLAELRRRLRALPPGPAATPGSESDRPAMVFFLHDEVMVHCPDALVEVVTKIVHDSSQAATRLLFGEIPLEFPVNVTVVENYADAK, translated from the coding sequence ATGTACGCGTTAGTAGCCTTGGCTCCGGAAAATGCAGCCGCCGTATTTCAGCTGGTGACAGCACAGGGAACTCCCATGGCGCCCCCACAAACAGTGGCACGCAAGGATCTACCAGGCGTCGTGGCGTCCCTGGAGCAAGCGCACAGTCCCCGCTGGGTGTGGGACAGGGCCCAAAACTGGTACCCGGAGCTGCTGACTGCCAAGGTCCGCGTTGAGCGCTGTCACGACCTGGCGCTCTGCCAGGCCATCTTGGTGAACTCGGCCTATGCCGCTGGCACCGGCTACACACAACAGGCTGCAGTGTTGCCACCCGAGAGCGACGCACCCCCACCGGGCGTCGAATCCGTCCAGGAGAGCCTCTTTGAGCAGCCTTCGGCACGTCGTGGATGGGATCTTGAAACTGTCGCGGCGGAACTGGGTGCCCAAAAAGCGGCCATAGCCTCCTCCACACACCCTTCCAGGCTCACGCTTCTCCTCAGTGCTGAATCCGCGTGTGCTTTAGTGGCCGCGGAGATGCAATATGAAGGTATCCCTTGGCGGGAAGACCTACACAGGAGGCTGCTCAATGAACTGCTCGGTCCCGAACCGGCAGGCTACAACAGGCCGGAGAAGTTGGATGTGCTCGCCTCCGAGCTGCGGTCCGCCCTGGATGCGCCAGCGCTGAACCCCGACTCTCCTCAGGAGCTGATGCGGGCCCTGCACCGGGCCGGGATCGACGCAAAGTCCACCCGGTCCTGGGAATTGATGGAATTCAAGCACCCGGCCATTGAGCCGCTGCTGGCGTACCGGAAACTGAGCCGGCTTTTCACCACCAACGGCTGGACATGGCTGGAACAGTGGGTTCATGACGGCCGCTTCCATTCCGAGTACGTGGTGGGCGGGGTGGTCTCGGGCAGGTGGGCTTCACGCGGCGGTGGCGCCATGCAGATCCCTAAGCAAATCCGGGGGGCGGCGCGCGCAGAGCCGGGCCACAAGTTCATCGTTGCCGACGCCGCGCAGCTGGAACCACGCGTGCTGGCTGCCTTGGCACAGGATTCCACCATGGCTGCCGCCGGGAGGGACAAGGATCTTTACGCCGGAATCGCCGCCCAAGGCTTCGGCGGCGAACGCGACATGGCCAAGGTGGCGCTGTTGGGTGCCATTTACGGTTCAACCTCAGGCGAGTCTGGCCGTCTCATGCCACAGCTGGCCCGCATGTACCCGCACGCCGTCGGCTTTGTCGAGGAAGCCGCCCGGGCCGGTGAACGCGGCGAAACTGTCACCACCCGCTTGGGGCGAAGCACCCCCCCGGCATCAACCCAGTGGCGAGCTGGCCAACAAAGCAGCACAGCCGAAGAGCAAAGGCAGGCGGAGTCCGCGGCCAGAACCCGCGGGCGTTTCACACGGAATTTTGTGGTTCAGGGGACAGCCGCGGAGTGGGCTTGTTGCTGGCTGGCCGAGCTACGACGCCGGTTGCGCGCCTTGCCGCCAGGCCCGGCCGCAACTCCTGGTTCCGAAAGTGACCGCCCGGCCATGGTCTTCTTCCTGCATGACGAAGTCATGGTTCACTGCCCCGACGCGTTGGTGGAGGTCGTCACCAAGATCGTCCATGACTCCTCACAGGCGGCAACGCGGCTACTCTTTGGGGAGATTCCACTTGAATTTCCCGTCAATGTCACAGTTGTCGAAAACTATGCCGACGCCAAATAG
- a CDS encoding MarP family serine protease, giving the protein MFGFSWLDVLLILWLLWQLIYGLRAGLLVSLGGLAGFIAGAFGAFFAAPLASQYAPGPGWRAAFVIGVTVILIGAGHAIGIRVGRAIGTHMKFGSIRSVNRILGGALNVVVGALVISMLAFGVTNLGIPVVSKQLSDSAVISRIDAWTPDPVKAAAAQLRSLVLEEGIPQILNPSGPNVQVAAPTASTDTPAWNKAAKSVMMISGTAFQCGQNQTGTGFVIGKDRVLTNAHVVAGVAMPVVQTQTQGALRARVVFFDPVKDLAVLAVDGLDAAPLPTAANLPANSAAAFVGYPLGGPLQIRPATVLSSGPLLIPDITGSQKSLLDVYQLAGNVQSGNSGGPLLDAAGNVVGVIFAKSTASEPVGFAFTMVETAPVIAAAPMLSSPVASGSCSVK; this is encoded by the coding sequence GTGTTTGGTTTTTCTTGGTTGGATGTTTTGCTGATTTTATGGCTGTTGTGGCAGTTGATCTATGGGCTCAGGGCGGGTCTGTTGGTGAGCCTGGGCGGGCTGGCAGGATTTATTGCCGGTGCTTTTGGGGCGTTTTTCGCCGCGCCGTTGGCCAGCCAGTATGCGCCGGGACCCGGATGGCGAGCTGCGTTCGTCATTGGCGTAACGGTTATCTTGATCGGAGCCGGCCATGCGATCGGGATCAGGGTTGGCCGTGCCATCGGCACTCACATGAAATTCGGTTCCATCCGCTCCGTGAACCGTATTCTTGGCGGTGCCCTCAACGTTGTGGTCGGTGCCCTCGTCATATCGATGCTGGCATTCGGCGTCACAAATTTGGGTATCCCCGTGGTTTCCAAGCAGCTCAGCGACTCCGCCGTGATCTCCCGCATCGATGCCTGGACCCCCGACCCGGTCAAGGCAGCCGCGGCACAGCTGCGGTCCTTGGTGCTGGAGGAGGGAATTCCGCAGATCCTCAACCCGTCCGGCCCCAACGTCCAGGTAGCAGCGCCCACCGCCAGCACCGACACACCGGCGTGGAACAAGGCAGCCAAGTCCGTGATGATGATTTCCGGTACCGCGTTCCAATGCGGACAAAATCAGACCGGAACCGGCTTCGTCATTGGCAAGGACCGGGTACTGACCAACGCCCACGTAGTTGCCGGGGTGGCCATGCCCGTGGTGCAAACACAGACACAAGGGGCTCTGCGGGCCCGCGTCGTCTTCTTTGATCCGGTCAAGGACCTGGCTGTCCTGGCCGTCGACGGTCTCGATGCTGCCCCGCTGCCCACGGCCGCCAACCTGCCAGCGAACTCCGCGGCCGCCTTTGTCGGATACCCCTTGGGAGGACCCCTCCAGATTCGCCCAGCCACGGTGCTTTCCTCGGGCCCACTGCTCATCCCGGACATTACCGGTTCGCAAAAGTCGTTGCTGGATGTCTACCAGCTGGCGGGCAATGTGCAATCCGGGAACTCTGGTGGTCCACTGCTTGACGCCGCCGGTAATGTGGTGGGCGTGATCTTCGCCAAATCCACCGCGTCGGAGCCCGTCGGGTTCGCCTTCACTATGGTGGAGACGGCCCCGGTGATCGCCGCCGCACCCATGCTCAGCAGCCCCGTCGCCTCGGGGTCCTGCAGCGTCAAGTAA
- the acs gene encoding acetate--CoA ligase, translating into MSKDTTTAVPGTGDALENLSTESRKFAPSAEFAANAIVKASEYADAEADRPAFWGRQAREMLTWSKDFTKTLDWTNPPFATWFEDGEINAAYNALDRHVEAGNGDRVAIYFEGEPGDTRTYTYAQLTEEVKKAANAFEALGLVKGDRVAVYLPMIPEAVITLLACARIGAVHSVVFGGFSAEALRSRIDDAQAKLVVTADGTFRRGKPSSLKPAVDEALSAAGHTVENVVVVKRNGQDVDWVQGRDLWWADTVGAASAEHTAVGHAAEHPLFILYTSGTTGKPKGILHTTGGYLTQTAYTHKAVFDLHPETDVYWCTADVGWVTGHSYVTYAPLINGATQVIYEGTPDSPHQGRFWEIVQKYKVSILYTAPTAIRTFMKWGEDIPAKYDLSSIRLLGSVGEPINPEAWMWYRRVIGGNNAPIVDTWWQTETGAIMIAPLPGVTSTKPGSAQVPMPGIAVDVVDELGASVAHGHGGYLVIREPWPAMLRGIWGDNERYKDTYWARFDDMYFAGDGAKWDEDGDVWLLGRVDDVMNVSGHRLSTTEIESALVSHPSVAEAAVVGAADETTGQAVVAFVILRGSAVEDPDIVATLRNHVGHEIGPIAKPKTILVVPELPKTRSGKIMRRLLKDVAEGRDAGDSSTLADNTVMNQIAESLRA; encoded by the coding sequence ATGTCCAAGGACACCACCACAGCGGTACCAGGCACGGGCGACGCACTGGAGAATCTTTCCACGGAGAGCCGCAAGTTCGCACCGAGCGCCGAGTTTGCCGCGAACGCGATCGTCAAGGCGTCCGAGTATGCCGACGCAGAAGCGGACCGCCCCGCCTTTTGGGGCAGGCAGGCCCGCGAGATGCTCACCTGGAGCAAGGACTTCACCAAGACCTTGGATTGGACCAACCCGCCGTTTGCCACCTGGTTCGAGGACGGCGAGATCAACGCCGCCTACAACGCCCTGGACCGCCATGTGGAGGCTGGCAACGGTGACCGCGTGGCCATCTACTTTGAGGGCGAGCCCGGTGACACCCGCACATACACGTACGCGCAGCTCACCGAAGAGGTCAAGAAGGCCGCCAACGCCTTTGAGGCGCTAGGCCTTGTCAAGGGTGACCGTGTGGCCGTCTACCTGCCCATGATCCCCGAAGCCGTCATCACACTTCTGGCCTGTGCCCGCATCGGCGCCGTCCACTCCGTGGTCTTTGGCGGCTTCTCGGCGGAGGCCCTGCGCTCGCGCATCGACGACGCCCAGGCAAAGCTGGTGGTCACCGCCGACGGCACCTTCCGTCGGGGCAAGCCCAGCTCCCTCAAGCCCGCCGTTGACGAGGCGCTCAGTGCGGCGGGGCACACTGTCGAGAACGTCGTCGTGGTCAAGCGCAACGGCCAGGACGTCGACTGGGTCCAGGGCCGCGACCTCTGGTGGGCCGACACCGTTGGGGCCGCCTCCGCCGAGCACACCGCCGTCGGGCACGCCGCCGAGCACCCGCTGTTCATCCTGTACACCTCGGGCACCACGGGCAAGCCCAAGGGCATCCTGCACACCACCGGCGGTTACCTGACGCAGACCGCATACACGCACAAGGCAGTGTTTGACCTGCACCCGGAGACGGATGTGTACTGGTGCACGGCCGACGTCGGATGGGTCACCGGCCACTCCTATGTCACCTATGCGCCGCTGATCAACGGCGCCACCCAGGTCATTTACGAAGGCACCCCGGACTCCCCGCACCAGGGACGCTTTTGGGAGATCGTGCAGAAGTACAAGGTTTCCATCCTTTACACGGCGCCGACGGCGATCCGCACGTTCATGAAGTGGGGCGAGGACATCCCCGCCAAGTACGATCTCTCTTCCATCCGCCTACTGGGCTCAGTGGGTGAGCCCATCAACCCCGAAGCCTGGATGTGGTATCGCCGCGTCATCGGCGGAAACAACGCTCCCATCGTGGACACGTGGTGGCAGACAGAAACCGGTGCCATCATGATCGCCCCGCTACCGGGGGTGACAAGCACCAAGCCTGGGTCAGCCCAAGTCCCCATGCCGGGCATCGCTGTGGATGTGGTTGACGAGCTGGGTGCTTCGGTGGCCCACGGCCACGGTGGTTACCTTGTCATCCGCGAGCCATGGCCTGCCATGTTGCGCGGCATCTGGGGCGATAACGAGCGTTACAAGGACACCTACTGGGCACGTTTTGATGACATGTACTTTGCTGGCGACGGCGCCAAGTGGGACGAGGACGGGGACGTGTGGCTCTTAGGCCGCGTCGATGACGTGATGAACGTCTCCGGGCACCGCCTCTCCACCACTGAGATCGAGTCAGCACTGGTCAGTCACCCTTCAGTGGCTGAGGCAGCAGTTGTTGGTGCCGCTGATGAGACCACCGGCCAGGCCGTGGTGGCGTTTGTCATCCTCCGTGGCTCCGCCGTCGAAGACCCGGACATTGTCGCCACCTTGCGCAACCACGTGGGGCACGAGATTGGCCCGATCGCCAAGCCGAAGACCATTTTGGTGGTGCCGGAACTGCCCAAGACACGTTCGGGGAAGATCATGCGCCGCCTCCTGAAGGACGTTGCCGAGGGCCGCGATGCTGGCGACTCCTCAACCCTGGCGGACAACACAGTGATGAACCAGATCGCCGAGTCGTTGAGGGCATAG
- a CDS encoding formylglycine-generating enzyme family protein, with protein sequence MSSFDLLPLPAGQVELHDARRQRRWVVQLEPFEIAILPVTSAQYAQLMGSGEPGTQSPLADINWLDAIKFCNAASAREGLAPVYTFNAGEVIWRTGASGYRLPTEAEWEYACRAGTEGPHHGPLDAIAWTANDKLENPEEVALKQPNAFGLHDTLGNVWEWCWDLLDPARYGDYRVFRGGGFADKSWSVRASTRRGGAPGMSHPDVGLRLARGAFADALAAQGWSAQADAERGQITGMLPSGWTPRQHQL encoded by the coding sequence ATGTCTTCATTTGATCTTCTTCCACTACCGGCCGGACAGGTGGAATTGCACGACGCGCGACGGCAACGCCGTTGGGTAGTCCAACTGGAGCCATTCGAGATTGCGATTCTCCCTGTCACTTCGGCTCAGTATGCGCAACTGATGGGTAGCGGCGAACCGGGTACTCAATCGCCGTTAGCGGATATCAACTGGCTGGATGCCATCAAGTTTTGTAATGCAGCGTCAGCGCGTGAAGGGCTTGCCCCTGTGTACACCTTTAATGCCGGCGAAGTGATTTGGCGGACAGGTGCCTCCGGGTACCGATTGCCCACCGAAGCTGAATGGGAATATGCGTGCCGGGCTGGCACTGAGGGGCCACACCATGGACCCCTCGATGCCATTGCGTGGACAGCGAATGACAAGCTGGAGAACCCTGAAGAAGTTGCCCTAAAACAACCCAATGCCTTCGGACTCCACGACACCCTTGGAAACGTCTGGGAATGGTGCTGGGATCTGCTAGATCCTGCGCGCTACGGTGACTACCGTGTCTTCCGTGGAGGAGGTTTTGCGGACAAGTCGTGGAGCGTACGGGCCTCGACGCGTCGCGGGGGTGCGCCTGGGATGAGTCACCCAGATGTCGGCCTGCGTTTGGCGCGGGGTGCCTTCGCTGATGCGCTAGCAGCTCAAGGCTGGTCAGCGCAGGCTGATGCCGAACGTGGACAGATCACTGGTATGCTGCCGTCAGGTTGGACGCCTCGGCAACACCAACTCTGA
- the nth gene encoding endonuclease III translates to MKTVEHESALALKRRARKINRELAELYPYAHAELDFRNPFELVVATVLSAQTTDVRINAVTPALFARYPDALAMSQANSVELEEIIRSTGFFRAKAANLLALATRIVDEYDGVVPDSLAALITLPGVGRKTANVVLGNAFGVPGITVDTHFIRLARRFGWTDSLDPVRIEADVGALFESKDWTMLSHRVVFHGRRICHARKPACGVCPIAHLCPAYGDGEVDPVKAAKLLKYEMAPGQETLLARMLADVGQAAVFRQQSQRAARLGIGVGELLDPDTEYLG, encoded by the coding sequence TTGAAAACGGTGGAGCACGAATCGGCGCTGGCGCTCAAACGGCGGGCTCGCAAGATCAACCGGGAGCTGGCGGAACTGTACCCGTATGCCCATGCGGAGCTTGATTTCCGTAACCCGTTTGAGCTGGTGGTGGCCACCGTCCTCTCCGCACAAACCACGGATGTGCGCATCAACGCGGTCACCCCCGCGCTGTTTGCGCGCTACCCCGACGCACTGGCGATGTCCCAGGCCAACAGCGTGGAGTTGGAGGAAATCATCCGCTCCACAGGGTTCTTCCGCGCCAAGGCAGCCAATCTGCTGGCCCTAGCCACACGGATTGTTGATGAGTACGACGGCGTGGTGCCGGACTCGCTTGCTGCGTTGATCACATTGCCCGGGGTGGGGCGCAAAACAGCCAACGTGGTGTTGGGCAACGCCTTTGGGGTACCCGGCATCACCGTGGACACGCACTTCATCCGCCTGGCACGCCGGTTTGGTTGGACCGATTCGCTGGACCCGGTCAGGATCGAGGCCGATGTTGGCGCCTTGTTTGAGTCCAAGGATTGGACGATGCTCTCCCACCGGGTAGTTTTCCACGGCCGTCGCATCTGCCACGCGCGTAAACCGGCGTGCGGGGTTTGCCCCATTGCCCATCTTTGCCCGGCCTATGGCGATGGTGAGGTAGATCCGGTCAAGGCCGCAAAGTTGTTGAAGTACGAGATGGCGCCGGGCCAGGAGACGTTGTTGGCGCGCATGCTTGCCGACGTTGGGCAGGCGGCAGTGTTTCGGCAGCAGTCGCAACGTGCGGCCCGCCTGGGTATCGGCGTGGGCGAGCTTTTGGACCCAGACACCGAATACCTCGGATGA
- a CDS encoding NUDIX hydrolase — translation MNAYSDLVALAARLGNDELPKSRPALWDAAINQAAARQAAVLLLFGALDRIPAVSGKPLASSELDVLLVERATTLTDHPGQVAFPGGGVDSHDAGVVAAALREAEEETGLDPSGVEILGALPPVPLSVSNFIVTPVLGWWARQTPVDVVDYGESAQVFRVPVRDLLDPDNRVTVVIEHSGRSFRGPAFEVNGVVVWGFTAGILNHVFDELGWSVPWDEKREMPAPI, via the coding sequence ATGAACGCCTACTCGGACCTGGTGGCTTTGGCGGCACGACTCGGGAACGACGAATTACCAAAATCCCGCCCGGCGCTGTGGGATGCAGCCATAAACCAGGCCGCAGCCCGGCAGGCGGCTGTTTTGTTGCTCTTTGGTGCGCTGGACAGGATCCCGGCCGTGTCCGGCAAACCGTTGGCCTCGTCAGAGCTGGATGTCTTGCTCGTTGAGCGGGCCACAACCTTGACTGACCACCCCGGGCAGGTGGCCTTTCCCGGTGGCGGAGTGGATTCCCACGACGCTGGCGTAGTGGCCGCGGCGCTGCGGGAAGCCGAGGAAGAAACCGGGCTGGACCCCTCCGGTGTGGAAATTTTGGGGGCTCTGCCACCGGTTCCGCTGTCCGTGAGCAACTTCATTGTCACCCCCGTTCTGGGCTGGTGGGCCCGACAAACCCCTGTGGATGTTGTCGACTATGGTGAGTCCGCCCAAGTATTTCGGGTGCCTGTCCGTGATCTCCTGGACCCGGACAACCGCGTCACCGTCGTCATAGAGCACTCCGGACGTTCCTTTCGGGGCCCGGCCTTCGAAGTCAACGGTGTGGTGGTGTGGGGTTTTACGGCAGGGATCCTGAACCATGTCTTTGATGAGTTGGGCTGGTCGGTGCCCTGGGATGAAAAGCGGGAGATGCCTGCCCCGATCTAG
- the aroQ gene encoding type II 3-dehydroquinate dehydratase — protein MTSSTQAPRRGSILVLNGPNLNLLGTREPAIYGSATLDDVATLTAAAANAAGFGAECIQSNHEGDLVDALHGARGTAVAIIINAGAYTHTSVAIRDAIAAVELPAVEVHISNVHQREEFRRHSYLSAVCQAVIVGAGIHGYELAVSYLDKTLP, from the coding sequence ATGACTTCTTCCACTCAAGCACCCCGCCGCGGTTCCATCCTGGTCTTGAACGGTCCCAACCTGAACCTTTTAGGCACGCGCGAGCCGGCCATTTACGGAAGCGCCACCCTGGACGACGTCGCGACGTTGACCGCTGCCGCCGCCAACGCCGCCGGGTTCGGGGCGGAATGCATCCAGTCCAACCACGAGGGCGATCTGGTGGACGCACTCCACGGCGCCCGGGGCACTGCGGTGGCGATCATCATCAACGCCGGCGCCTACACCCACACGTCGGTGGCCATCCGGGACGCGATCGCCGCCGTCGAACTTCCGGCCGTGGAAGTTCACATCTCCAACGTCCACCAGCGCGAGGAATTCCGCCGCCACTCCTACTTGTCGGCGGTGTGCCAGGCAGTCATCGTCGGCGCCGGCATCCACGGCTACGAGCTGGCCGTCAGCTACCTGGACAAGACCCTGCCGTAG
- a CDS encoding Crp/Fnr family transcriptional regulator encodes MDIEVLRRAPLFTTLDDEAFRLLTDELAEVDLSRGASVFREGDQGDQLYFIVSGKVKLGRTSPDGRESLVAILGPGELFGEMALFDPAPRSTTATAVSETRLAGLKNESLNALLRNRPEVSMQLLQALARRLRRTNDNLSDLVFSDVPGRVAKAILDLADRFGRPATDGILVAHELTQEELAQLVGASRETVNKALAEFVQRGWLRLEARAVVILDVNRLRQRSR; translated from the coding sequence ATGGACATCGAGGTACTGCGCCGGGCGCCCCTTTTCACCACGCTCGACGACGAGGCATTCCGCCTTCTGACAGACGAATTGGCCGAAGTGGACCTTTCCCGCGGCGCATCCGTCTTCCGTGAAGGCGATCAAGGCGATCAGCTGTACTTCATCGTTTCCGGCAAGGTGAAGCTGGGTCGCACCTCCCCCGACGGCCGCGAATCACTCGTCGCCATCCTGGGCCCGGGAGAATTGTTCGGCGAAATGGCGCTGTTTGATCCGGCCCCCCGCAGCACCACCGCCACCGCCGTCTCGGAGACTCGTCTCGCCGGTTTGAAGAACGAATCCTTGAATGCGTTGCTGCGCAATCGCCCCGAGGTCTCCATGCAACTGCTGCAGGCCCTGGCCCGTCGCCTGCGCCGCACCAACGACAACCTCTCGGACCTGGTCTTCTCGGACGTCCCCGGCCGCGTGGCCAAGGCCATCTTGGACCTGGCGGACCGCTTTGGCCGTCCCGCCACCGACGGTATCCTCGTAGCCCACGAGCTCACGCAGGAGGAGCTGGCACAGCTCGTCGGCGCCTCCCGCGAGACCGTCAACAAGGCACTGGCCGAGTTCGTCCAGCGAGGCTGGCTCCGTCTGGAAGCACGCGCAGTGGTCATCTTGGACGTCAACCGCCTGCGCCAGCGCTCCCGCTAA
- a CDS encoding VOC family protein: MKVEAITFGIPVRDLDSSITWYQSAFDLGEPDHFPMEGLAEFNLGAFWLQLALAPELAGRAGISVNISVENAAAERYRFEEKGLVVSEIQRFEGVVEVFELTDPDGNKIGFVTELG; the protein is encoded by the coding sequence ATGAAGGTAGAAGCCATCACATTTGGTATACCCGTTCGTGATCTCGACAGTTCGATCACCTGGTATCAATCAGCCTTCGATTTGGGTGAGCCCGATCACTTTCCCATGGAGGGCCTCGCAGAATTCAATCTTGGTGCGTTTTGGCTGCAGCTCGCTTTGGCCCCTGAACTCGCTGGCCGTGCGGGTATCTCCGTGAACATCAGCGTAGAGAACGCCGCTGCCGAGCGGTACAGGTTCGAGGAGAAGGGTCTTGTTGTCAGTGAAATTCAACGATTCGAGGGGGTGGTGGAGGTCTTCGAGCTCACCGATCCTGACGGTAACAAGATCGGTTTTGTCACCGAGTTAGGCTGA